One window from the genome of Bacillus sp. (in: firmicutes) encodes:
- the arsC gene encoding arsenate reductase (thioredoxin), with product MAKKTIYFLCTGNSCRSQMAEGWAKKYLGDEWNVYSAGIEAHGLNPNAVKAMQEVGIDISNQTSDVIDPEILNHADLVVTLCGHAADNCPVTPPHVKRVHWGFDDPAKAEGTEEEKWAVFQRVRDEIGERIKRFAETGE from the coding sequence ATGGCAAAAAAAACAATCTATTTCTTATGCACAGGTAACTCTTGCCGCAGTCAAATGGCCGAAGGATGGGCGAAAAAATATTTAGGTGACGAGTGGAATGTATATAGTGCAGGTATTGAAGCGCATGGCTTAAATCCGAACGCAGTAAAAGCGATGCAAGAAGTGGGAATCGATATTTCAAATCAAACATCCGATGTAATTGACCCTGAAATTCTAAATCATGCTGATTTAGTTGTTACTCTTTGTGGACATGCAGCAGACAACTGCCCAGTGACACCTCCTCATGTAAAAAGAGTACATTGGGGCTTCGATGACCCAGCAAAAGCAGAAGGAACAGAAGAAGAAAAATGGGCTGTCTTCCAACGTGTCCGCGATGAAATTGGTGAGCGAATTAAACGTTTTGCAGAAACTGGTGAATAA
- a CDS encoding winged helix-turn-helix transcriptional regulator, translating to MQHSTLKIEKVATILKLLGDKTRLTMVKLLEKNDFCVCEFVEIFEISQPAISQHIRKLKDAGIVKETRRGQWVFYSLIKDHDMYPLIQHILQHLPEQDDKLKELEEKGLRISCCE from the coding sequence ATGCAACATTCCACATTAAAAATCGAAAAAGTCGCGACGATCCTAAAATTATTAGGTGATAAAACCCGCCTAACAATGGTGAAACTGTTAGAAAAAAATGATTTTTGTGTCTGTGAGTTTGTGGAGATTTTTGAAATTAGTCAGCCAGCTATTAGTCAACATATTCGCAAATTAAAAGATGCTGGTATTGTGAAAGAAACGAGAAGAGGACAGTGGGTTTTTTACTCACTAATTAAAGATCATGATATGTATCCATTGATTCAACACATTCTACAGCATCTTCCAGAACAAGACGATAAGTTAAAAGAGTTGGAAGAGAAGGGGTTACGTATTTCTTGCTGTGAGTAG
- a CDS encoding MIP family channel protein — MKKKLISEFLGTYFLVFAGTGAVVINELTNSLTHVGIAITFGLVVMALIYTFGHISGAHFNPAVTIGFYINGDISIKDGIYYIISQFLAAIAASATLCCLFGNVASLGATLPRETWSQSFLLEFILTFFLMLVIFGSAVHGKAVKSFAGIAIGATVGLEAMFGGPISGASMNPARSLGPAVVSGTLEHLWVYLVATTLGAVIAAILYKTLHD; from the coding sequence ATGAAAAAGAAGTTAATCAGTGAGTTTTTAGGCACGTACTTCCTCGTTTTTGCAGGGACGGGGGCTGTTGTTATTAATGAATTAACGAACAGCTTAACACATGTGGGAATTGCGATTACGTTTGGGCTTGTGGTGATGGCGTTAATTTATACGTTTGGGCATATTTCGGGAGCTCATTTTAATCCTGCGGTGACCATAGGATTTTACATCAATGGAGATATCAGCATAAAGGACGGGATTTATTATATCATTAGTCAATTTCTTGCTGCTATCGCCGCCAGTGCCACTTTGTGCTGTTTGTTTGGAAACGTGGCGTCTCTTGGGGCCACCTTACCAAGAGAGACATGGTCTCAATCGTTTTTGTTAGAATTCATTCTTACCTTTTTCTTAATGCTTGTTATTTTTGGATCGGCGGTGCATGGGAAAGCGGTGAAGTCCTTTGCTGGAATTGCGATTGGGGCAACGGTCGGGTTAGAGGCGATGTTTGGTGGCCCGATTTCGGGTGCTTCGATGAATCCGGCTAGATCGCTCGGTCCAGCAGTGGTATCCGGTACATTGGAACATTTATGGGTTTATCTTGTCGCAACGACATTAGGAGCCGTCATTGCGGCAATCCTATATAAAACTTTACACGATTAA